Proteins encoded together in one Luteimonas fraxinea window:
- a CDS encoding AAA family ATPase, which translates to MAMDLVDGTAGGLHARFVALRDALSEEIIGQSALVERLLVALLADGHLLVEGAPGLAKTMAVRALAARLDADFARVQFTPDLLPADLTGTEIWRPQDGRFEFQAGPIFHPLLLADEINRAPAKVQSALLEAMGERQVTVGRQTYRLPDLFLVMATQNPIEQEGTFPLPEAQLDRFLMHVRVGYPEAGAEARILQLVRERALAQLDDASAPVERIPLAQLFQARRAVLEMHMAPAVERYLVELVLASRDAGRYDAALAARIAWGASPRGSIALERCARATAWLAGRDFVTPDDVRAVAPDVLRHRVLPSYEATAEGWDGERLVQALIERVPLP; encoded by the coding sequence ATGGCGATGGATCTGGTGGACGGAACTGCGGGCGGGCTGCATGCGCGGTTCGTGGCGCTGCGCGATGCGCTGTCGGAAGAGATCATCGGGCAGTCGGCGCTGGTCGAGCGGTTGCTCGTGGCGCTGTTGGCGGATGGGCATCTGCTGGTCGAAGGCGCGCCGGGATTGGCGAAGACGATGGCGGTGCGGGCATTGGCGGCGCGGCTGGATGCGGATTTCGCGCGTGTGCAGTTCACACCGGATCTGCTGCCCGCGGACCTGACCGGTACCGAGATCTGGCGGCCGCAGGACGGGCGGTTCGAGTTCCAGGCCGGACCGATCTTCCATCCGCTGCTGCTCGCCGACGAGATCAACCGGGCGCCGGCCAAGGTGCAGTCCGCGCTGCTGGAGGCGATGGGCGAGCGGCAGGTGACAGTGGGCCGGCAGACGTATCGCTTGCCGGACCTGTTCCTGGTCATGGCGACCCAGAATCCGATCGAGCAGGAGGGCACGTTCCCGCTGCCGGAAGCGCAGCTGGACCGGTTCCTGATGCATGTGCGCGTGGGCTATCCGGAGGCGGGCGCAGAAGCGCGCATCCTGCAGCTTGTGCGCGAGCGTGCGCTGGCCCAGCTCGACGACGCGTCGGCACCCGTCGAGCGCATACCGCTGGCGCAGTTGTTCCAGGCGCGGCGCGCGGTGCTGGAGATGCATATGGCGCCTGCGGTGGAGCGCTATCTCGTCGAGCTCGTACTGGCGTCGCGCGATGCCGGCCGCTACGACGCGGCGCTGGCCGCACGCATCGCCTGGGGCGCCAGCCCACGCGGTTCGATCGCCCTGGAGCGATGTGCACGCGCGACTGCGTGGCTCGCCGGACGCGACTTCGTCACGCCCGACGACGTGCGCGCCGTGGCGCCCGATGTGCTGCGCCACCGCGTACTGCCGAGCTACGAGGCCACGGCCGAGGGCTGGGACGGCGAGCGTCTGGTGCAGGCGCTGATCGAGCGGGTGCCGCTGCCGTGA
- a CDS encoding type 4a pilus biogenesis protein PilO, producing MSKKKMSLRELDFNNTGSWPREYKIGACILVGLLIFFLLWYVITREKGDELTNLEAQESTLRADFETKQGKAANLEPLKQQLAQMEQQLQQMLRQLPSKTEMPDLIVDISQTAIATGIQNDLFKPGEEMPREFYAEQPIALRMVGSYHQFGAFVSGVASLPRVVIMTMHDISLKPRGAGTDGLAGIGPNSSLELSGTVKTYRYLDEEETAAQAQAAQATEGAP from the coding sequence GTGAGCAAGAAGAAGATGTCGCTGCGCGAGCTGGACTTCAACAACACGGGTTCGTGGCCGCGCGAATACAAGATCGGCGCCTGCATCCTCGTGGGCCTGCTGATCTTCTTCCTGCTGTGGTACGTGATCACGCGGGAGAAGGGCGACGAGCTGACGAATCTTGAAGCGCAGGAATCCACGCTGCGCGCCGACTTCGAGACCAAGCAGGGCAAGGCCGCGAATCTCGAGCCGCTCAAGCAGCAGCTGGCCCAGATGGAGCAGCAGCTGCAGCAGATGCTGCGTCAGCTGCCGAGCAAGACGGAGATGCCGGATCTGATCGTCGACATCTCGCAGACCGCGATCGCGACCGGCATCCAGAACGACCTGTTCAAGCCGGGCGAGGAAATGCCGCGCGAGTTCTATGCCGAGCAGCCGATCGCGCTGCGCATGGTTGGCAGCTATCACCAGTTCGGTGCCTTTGTCAGCGGCGTCGCGTCGTTGCCGCGCGTGGTCATCATGACGATGCACGACATCTCGCTGAAGCCGCGTGGCGCTGGCACCGACGGCCTGGCGGGCATCGGACCGAATTCCAGCCTCGAGCTTTCGGGCACCGTGAAAACCTACCGATACCTCGACGAAGAAGAGACCGCCGCGCAGGCCCAGGCCGCGCAGGCGACGGAAGGGGCGCCGTGA
- a CDS encoding DUF58 domain-containing protein produces the protein MNPGEADVAPGVRPSLAELVGLRPLARQRGPARRARAGVRALAPSPQRGQGMEYAESRDYVAGDDARHIDWRVTARTGRPHTKTFQRERERLTLIVADTAAALYFGTRVRFKSTQAARAGAIAAWAAAADGDRIAALRGSVIEAPVPPAGGTRGALRVLHALTRWYAAPPEGDAGLGVAMDHARRLLRPGSRLLVLADAGSVAAVPARDWAAVGAHCDALVLLLDDPLERGPPRGRLRFASEDGRVDLDLSGEPQRARWREAFDAPREAAIAHLRRAGIGVESLSSDAPSDAWLSAFARGRMG, from the coding sequence GTGAATCCGGGTGAGGCGGACGTTGCGCCGGGCGTGCGTCCATCGCTGGCGGAACTGGTCGGACTGCGTCCGCTCGCGCGGCAGCGTGGCCCTGCACGGCGTGCCCGCGCCGGTGTGCGTGCGCTGGCGCCATCGCCGCAGCGCGGGCAGGGTATGGAATACGCGGAGTCGCGCGACTACGTGGCCGGCGACGATGCGCGGCACATCGACTGGCGCGTGACCGCGCGCACCGGACGTCCGCACACCAAAACCTTCCAGCGCGAACGCGAACGGCTGACATTGATCGTCGCCGACACCGCAGCCGCGCTCTATTTCGGTACGCGTGTCCGCTTCAAGTCGACACAGGCCGCACGCGCCGGCGCAATCGCGGCCTGGGCGGCGGCCGCGGACGGTGACCGCATTGCCGCGTTGCGCGGTTCGGTCATCGAGGCGCCCGTGCCGCCCGCCGGTGGCACGCGCGGTGCGCTGCGCGTACTGCATGCGTTGACCCGCTGGTATGCGGCGCCGCCGGAAGGCGACGCAGGACTGGGCGTGGCGATGGATCATGCGCGGCGCCTGTTGCGCCCCGGCTCGCGTCTGCTGGTGCTGGCGGATGCCGGCAGCGTCGCCGCGGTGCCGGCGCGTGACTGGGCGGCGGTCGGCGCGCACTGCGATGCACTGGTACTGCTGCTCGACGATCCGCTCGAGCGCGGGCCGCCGCGCGGTCGCCTTAGATTCGCGAGTGAGGATGGGCGGGTCGATCTCGATCTGTCGGGCGAGCCGCAACGCGCACGCTGGCGCGAGGCCTTCGATGCGCCGCGCGAGGCGGCGATCGCGCATCTCCGACGCGCCGGCATCGGCGTCGAGTCCTTGTCCAGCGATGCGCCGAGCGACGCCTGGCTGTCCGCATTCGCCCGTGGCCGGATGGGCTGA
- a CDS encoding DUF4381 domain-containing protein translates to MATMPDLVLRDIHQPSAPSWWPPAVGWWWLAAALLVLVCAVVGWRLFRAWRRRRWQQLFDAEVAAAPDAAGRIAAMSSLLRRAARRHRPDADRLHGDEWLSFLDTGVPGAPFTTGDGIALRDGAFRRDAETLDTTALHALARARFIALMLGRRR, encoded by the coding sequence ATGGCGACGATGCCTGACCTGGTGTTGCGCGACATCCATCAGCCGTCCGCGCCGTCGTGGTGGCCACCGGCGGTCGGTTGGTGGTGGTTGGCGGCCGCGCTGCTGGTGCTGGTCTGCGCTGTAGTGGGCTGGCGTCTGTTCCGCGCATGGCGGCGGCGGCGCTGGCAGCAGCTGTTCGATGCGGAGGTCGCGGCTGCGCCGGACGCGGCTGGGCGGATCGCCGCGATGTCGTCGCTGCTGCGCCGCGCGGCGCGTCGGCATCGACCCGATGCCGATCGCCTGCATGGCGACGAATGGCTGTCGTTTCTCGACACCGGTGTACCGGGCGCGCCGTTCACGACCGGCGACGGCATCGCGTTACGGGACGGCGCATTCCGGCGTGATGCCGAAACTTTGGACACCACCGCACTGCACGCACTCGCACGCGCGCGTTTCATTGCGTTGATGCTGGGCCGCCGCCGATGA
- a CDS encoding type IV pilus secretin PilQ, with the protein MTVSNAGSLQSGRMKSVRAGALGLAIGLVGTFSGAHAAQAPTHASMLPLLQATTAAAQPAGAVAVTDIDFRRGDGGSGKLVLRFDGDGAAPDLRTQGGNVVINLGGATLPASLQRPLNVTDFATPVQRIDARQGADGTQVVLTARGEFEPMAYQSGRDYIVEIIPRTGAAASDRAVGAASTAATMGQAASATVSDVRAYSGAPVTFNFQDVPVRTVLQLIADESNLNIVASDSVTGSVTLRLQNVPWDQALDIVLQAKSLDKRRSGNVVWVAPQSEIAAFEQAKEDARLAIEERAEMTTEYIPISYGNAEDIAKLLTEESKSGSGGGGAAGGASQQRGFLSSRGSLSFDRRTNTLLVIDIPNRVGEIKRLVNMLDKPVDQVIIEARIVIANESFARDLGARFGVSSVVDRPVDGRVDFGGAFGENGPGGFNVNLPAGVGGAPALGFTILGNAINWNVELSALQQDGRGEVISNPRVVTSNQREAVISQGQEVGYITVTGGQSNSVPTVEFKDVLLELKVTPTITNDGRVFLAMDIKKDEIERFVEYDGIGSVPLIAKRTVTTAVLIDDGQTVAIGGVYEFTDRSQVSKVPFLADIPVLGNLFKSRNREKGKAELLIFVTPKVMRVAQRPVN; encoded by the coding sequence ATGACCGTGAGCAATGCGGGAAGCCTGCAGTCGGGCCGGATGAAATCGGTGCGTGCCGGCGCGCTCGGTCTTGCCATAGGATTGGTGGGGACGTTCAGCGGCGCCCATGCCGCGCAGGCGCCGACGCATGCGTCGATGCTGCCGCTGCTGCAGGCAACGACTGCTGCAGCGCAGCCCGCCGGGGCGGTTGCCGTGACGGATATCGACTTCCGTCGCGGCGACGGTGGCTCTGGGAAGCTGGTGCTTCGTTTCGATGGTGATGGCGCCGCGCCCGACCTGCGTACGCAGGGCGGCAACGTCGTCATCAACCTGGGCGGCGCGACTCTGCCGGCGTCGTTGCAGCGTCCGCTCAACGTGACTGACTTCGCCACGCCTGTGCAGCGCATCGATGCACGCCAGGGCGCAGACGGCACGCAGGTGGTGCTCACTGCGCGCGGAGAGTTCGAGCCGATGGCGTATCAGAGCGGTCGCGACTACATCGTCGAGATCATCCCGCGCACCGGCGCTGCCGCCAGCGACCGCGCCGTGGGTGCGGCGTCGACGGCCGCGACGATGGGCCAGGCGGCCTCGGCGACGGTGTCGGATGTCCGCGCCTACAGCGGCGCACCGGTGACGTTCAACTTCCAGGACGTGCCGGTGCGCACGGTGCTGCAGCTGATTGCCGACGAATCCAACCTCAACATCGTCGCCAGCGACAGCGTGACCGGCAGCGTGACCCTGCGGCTGCAGAACGTACCCTGGGATCAGGCGCTGGACATCGTCCTGCAGGCCAAGTCCCTCGACAAGCGTCGCAGCGGAAACGTGGTCTGGGTCGCGCCGCAGAGCGAGATCGCCGCGTTCGAACAGGCCAAGGAAGACGCGCGTCTGGCGATCGAAGAGCGTGCGGAGATGACCACCGAGTACATTCCGATCAGCTATGGCAATGCGGAGGATATTGCGAAATTGCTGACCGAAGAGAGCAAGAGTGGTTCGGGCGGTGGTGGTGCTGCAGGTGGCGCGTCGCAACAGAGAGGATTCCTGTCTTCGCGCGGCAGTCTGAGCTTCGATCGTCGTACCAATACGTTGCTGGTGATCGATATCCCGAACCGTGTCGGCGAGATCAAGCGTCTGGTCAATATGCTCGACAAGCCGGTCGATCAGGTCATCATCGAGGCGCGGATTGTGATTGCGAATGAATCGTTTGCCCGTGATCTGGGGGCGCGATTTGGTGTCAGCAGTGTGGTGGACAGGCCTGTGGATGGGCGAGTCGATTTCGGCGGCGCTTTTGGCGAGAACGGTCCCGGTGGATTCAACGTCAATCTGCCTGCGGGAGTGGGCGGTGCCCCCGCGCTCGGATTTACGATCCTTGGCAATGCGATCAACTGGAATGTCGAGTTGTCAGCATTGCAGCAGGACGGGCGAGGGGAGGTGATTTCGAATCCCCGCGTCGTCACCAGTAACCAGCGTGAAGCCGTGATCAGCCAGGGCCAGGAAGTCGGCTATATCACGGTAACGGGTGGGCAGAGCAACAGCGTTCCGACAGTGGAATTCAAGGATGTCCTGCTGGAGCTGAAGGTCACACCGACCATCACCAATGACGGCCGCGTCTTTCTTGCAATGGATATCAAGAAGGACGAGATCGAAAGATTTGTGGAATACGACGGAATCGGGTCGGTTCCGTTGATCGCCAAGCGCACGGTGACGACCGCGGTTCTTATTGACGACGGGCAAACCGTCGCAATTGGCGGTGTCTACGAGTTCACCGATCGCAGTCAGGTGTCCAAAGTACCGTTCCTTGCGGACATTCCGGTACTTGGCAACCTGTTCAAGAGTCGGAATCGTGAGAAGGGTAAAGCCGAACTGTTGATCTTCGTGACCCCCAAGGTCATGCGAGTGGCACAGCGTCCGGTCAACTGA
- a CDS encoding PilN domain-containing protein has protein sequence MSRINLLPWRAERRKQRQKEFGVMVGIAAAAGVALWFLVNMYYNAQIDGQNERNAFLQQQIAAVDTQITEIEALESQRARLLARKAVIEELQGNRSQMVHLFDQLVRTIPDGVLLTSLKQEGQTLTLEGRSQSNARVSTYMRSLDGSGWMTGPQLSVIEARDGVPGLPYAFTLSVQLSTPAAKEAAAAEGTDPAAPAGAVPEAAPIAAPAAEGAAS, from the coding sequence ATGTCCAGGATCAATCTCCTCCCGTGGCGCGCCGAACGGCGCAAGCAGCGGCAGAAGGAATTCGGTGTCATGGTCGGCATCGCTGCGGCGGCCGGCGTGGCGCTGTGGTTCCTCGTGAACATGTATTACAACGCGCAGATCGACGGCCAGAACGAGCGCAATGCGTTCCTGCAGCAGCAGATCGCCGCGGTCGACACACAGATCACCGAGATCGAAGCGCTCGAATCGCAGCGTGCACGCCTGTTGGCGCGCAAGGCCGTGATTGAGGAACTGCAGGGCAACCGCTCGCAGATGGTCCATCTGTTCGACCAGCTGGTGCGCACGATTCCTGATGGCGTGCTGCTGACCTCGCTCAAGCAGGAAGGCCAGACGCTGACCCTCGAAGGTCGCTCGCAATCGAACGCGCGCGTCAGTACCTACATGCGTTCGCTCGATGGCTCCGGCTGGATGACCGGCCCGCAGCTGTCGGTGATCGAAGCGCGTGACGGCGTGCCGGGCCTGCCGTATGCGTTCACCCTGAGCGTGCAGCTGTCCACGCCGGCCGCCAAGGAAGCTGCGGCAGCCGAGGGCACCGATCCGGCTGCGCCGGCCGGCGCCGTGCCCGAGGCCGCGCCCATCGCTGCACCCGCTGCAGAAGGAGCCGCGTCGTGA
- a CDS encoding pilus assembly protein PilM: MGLITKSQVPIIGVDISSTAVKLLQLSRQGNRYRVEHYAVEPLPPNAVVEKNIVEVEAVGEAIRRAVSRSGTKAKHASAAVAGSAVITKTIPMPADLDEDDLESQVELEAVNYIPYPIEEVNLDFEVLGPMPGNAEMVQVLLAASRSENVELRASALELGGLTAKVIDVEAFAVENAFAMIAGTLSMPSDGVVALVDVGATMTTLNVLRNGRSLYSREQVFGGKQLTDEVMRRYGLSYEEAGLAKRQGGLPESYEVEVLEPFKEAMVQQVSRLLQFFYAGSDFNRVDQVVLAGGCASIPGVADMVEEQLGVQTVLANPLAQMTLGPRVQAHALAQDAPALMIACGLALRSFD, translated from the coding sequence GTGGGGCTCATCACAAAAAGCCAGGTGCCGATCATCGGCGTCGATATCAGCTCGACTGCGGTCAAGCTGCTGCAGCTGTCGCGCCAGGGCAATCGCTACCGCGTGGAGCACTACGCGGTCGAACCGCTGCCGCCCAATGCGGTGGTCGAGAAGAACATCGTCGAGGTCGAGGCCGTGGGCGAGGCTATCCGCCGCGCGGTGTCGCGCTCGGGCACCAAGGCCAAGCACGCATCGGCCGCGGTCGCGGGTTCGGCGGTCATCACCAAGACCATCCCGATGCCGGCGGATCTCGACGAGGACGATCTCGAATCGCAGGTCGAGCTCGAGGCGGTCAACTACATTCCGTATCCGATCGAGGAAGTGAACCTCGACTTCGAGGTGCTCGGGCCGATGCCCGGCAACGCCGAAATGGTGCAGGTGCTGCTCGCGGCCTCGCGCTCGGAGAACGTCGAACTGCGCGCCTCCGCGCTGGAACTGGGCGGGTTGACCGCCAAGGTCATCGACGTCGAGGCCTTCGCGGTCGAGAACGCGTTCGCGATGATCGCCGGCACGCTGAGCATGCCGTCCGACGGCGTGGTCGCGCTGGTCGATGTCGGCGCGACGATGACCACGCTCAACGTGCTGCGCAACGGGCGCAGCCTGTACTCGCGCGAACAGGTGTTCGGCGGCAAGCAGCTCACCGACGAGGTGATGCGCCGCTACGGCCTCAGCTACGAGGAAGCCGGTCTGGCCAAGCGCCAGGGCGGTCTGCCCGAGAGCTACGAGGTCGAAGTGCTCGAGCCGTTCAAGGAAGCGATGGTCCAGCAGGTCAGCCGTCTGCTGCAGTTCTTCTACGCCGGCAGTGATTTCAATCGCGTCGACCAGGTGGTCCTGGCCGGTGGGTGCGCGTCGATCCCGGGCGTGGCCGACATGGTCGAAGAGCAGCTGGGCGTGCAGACCGTGCTCGCCAATCCGCTGGCGCAGATGACGCTCGGCCCGCGCGTGCAGGCGCATGCGCTGGCCCAGGATGCGCCCGCGCTGATGATCGCCTGCGGGCTGGCCCTGAGGAGCTTCGACTGA
- a CDS encoding pilus assembly protein PilP — protein MMRGIALLSLALAASGCGRGVTSEPGEAPNLEVWAEEVKQRPAPALEPLPVMQQFETFEYSAQGIRDPFSNAFTDDSGGSGPRPDSDRRKEITEQYPLDSMSMVGTIGTGGRIVGLVLAPDKVTYRITPGNYLGQNDGRVTSVNENRIELVELVPDGAGGWLERPASLALNEQ, from the coding sequence ATGATGCGCGGCATTGCGCTGCTTTCCCTGGCACTCGCAGCCTCGGGCTGCGGTCGCGGAGTCACCAGCGAGCCGGGCGAGGCGCCCAACCTCGAAGTCTGGGCCGAAGAGGTCAAGCAGCGTCCTGCACCGGCGCTCGAGCCGTTGCCGGTGATGCAGCAGTTCGAAACCTTCGAATATTCGGCGCAGGGGATCCGCGATCCCTTCAGCAATGCGTTTACGGACGATTCGGGCGGCAGTGGTCCGCGCCCGGATTCGGACCGGCGCAAGGAAATCACCGAGCAGTACCCGCTCGACAGCATGTCGATGGTGGGCACGATTGGAACCGGTGGACGCATCGTCGGTCTGGTGCTCGCGCCCGACAAGGTGACCTACCGCATTACCCCGGGCAATTACCTGGGTCAGAACGATGGCCGCGTCACTTCGGTCAATGAAAATCGCATCGAGCTCGTCGAGCTCGTGCCCGATGGCGCCGGCGGCTGGTTGGAACGTCCGGCTTCGCTCGCGCTGAACGAACAATGA
- a CDS encoding tetratricopeptide repeat protein, translated as MNLPFDAVQFARPAWLWALLALPLLAWIWWRRRRSAEAWREAVDPHLLAHLLEARPDRRGLFGLVAWLLAGLLAVLALAGPGWREVAVPLDTQGMSPLVVALDLSTASTASDLPPSRLLQARAKLAQLLAERGAGQVALVAYADDAFTVAPLTDDARNVALYLDALSPGIMPVDGQRADRAIAHATRLLRQGQALRGDILLVTGNADTAAVAEAGFAARMGYRVSVLGLGTAAGAAYRDADGALAHARLETVALRALAVAGEGRYHALSIDDGDLRALGVLTPEMTAGGASARSDTSVRRVLDEGYWLVLPLLALVLLAFRRGSGFACVAVLALLPALLPMPALAQAPAATPWQRADQVADARMRAGTSAYRGERYDEALKTWTGLPGADAAYNRGNALARLGRFDDAIAAYDEALSQQPGMADAQANRAAVEAARSRKPPPGQGQDPRAPQKPRDDGDSQSKPGEAGDPSNSQPGDAQGQGDQRPPPDALEPQASDTPPPADAQAQRDADAQQREQMQRALEGQADPSDEDAADAGATGAETGDEREQANAAWLRRVPDDPGGLLRAKFRLEHERRATGGDR; from the coding sequence ATGAACCTGCCGTTCGATGCAGTGCAGTTCGCGCGTCCGGCCTGGCTGTGGGCGCTGCTGGCGTTGCCGCTGCTGGCCTGGATCTGGTGGCGACGTCGACGCAGCGCGGAGGCCTGGCGCGAGGCGGTGGATCCGCATCTGCTCGCGCATCTGCTCGAAGCGCGTCCGGATCGGCGCGGTCTATTCGGGCTCGTTGCGTGGCTGCTCGCCGGCTTGCTCGCGGTGCTGGCACTGGCCGGGCCGGGATGGCGCGAAGTCGCGGTACCGCTCGACACGCAGGGTATGTCGCCGCTAGTCGTCGCGCTCGATCTGTCGACTGCGAGTACCGCAAGCGATCTGCCGCCCTCGCGGCTGTTGCAGGCGCGCGCGAAGCTCGCGCAGTTGCTGGCCGAACGTGGCGCGGGCCAGGTCGCGCTGGTCGCGTATGCCGACGATGCTTTCACCGTCGCGCCGCTGACCGACGATGCGCGCAACGTGGCGCTGTATCTCGATGCGTTGTCGCCCGGAATCATGCCCGTCGATGGTCAGCGCGCCGATCGTGCGATCGCGCATGCGACGCGTCTGCTGCGACAGGGACAGGCGTTGCGCGGCGACATCCTGCTGGTGACCGGCAATGCCGACACGGCGGCCGTCGCGGAAGCGGGCTTCGCCGCGCGCATGGGCTATCGGGTCTCGGTGCTCGGACTCGGCACCGCGGCCGGCGCGGCCTATCGCGATGCCGATGGCGCGCTCGCGCATGCGCGGCTCGAGACGGTCGCGTTGCGCGCGCTGGCGGTGGCTGGCGAAGGCCGCTATCACGCGTTGTCGATCGACGACGGCGATCTGCGCGCGCTCGGCGTACTGACGCCGGAGATGACCGCAGGCGGGGCGTCGGCACGCAGCGATACGAGCGTGCGCCGCGTGCTCGATGAAGGTTACTGGCTGGTGCTGCCGTTGCTCGCGCTGGTGTTGCTGGCCTTCCGCCGCGGCTCGGGCTTCGCCTGTGTGGCGGTACTCGCGTTGTTGCCGGCCCTGCTGCCGATGCCCGCACTGGCGCAGGCGCCGGCCGCGACGCCCTGGCAGCGCGCCGATCAGGTAGCAGACGCCCGGATGCGCGCAGGCACGTCGGCCTATCGCGGCGAACGCTACGACGAGGCCCTGAAGACGTGGACCGGATTGCCGGGCGCCGATGCCGCGTACAACCGTGGCAATGCGCTGGCGCGGCTGGGTCGTTTCGATGATGCGATTGCGGCCTATGACGAGGCGCTGTCGCAGCAGCCGGGCATGGCCGATGCGCAGGCGAACCGCGCCGCCGTCGAGGCCGCGCGCAGCCGCAAGCCGCCACCGGGACAGGGGCAGGATCCGCGCGCGCCGCAGAAACCGCGCGACGACGGTGACAGCCAATCCAAGCCTGGCGAAGCCGGCGATCCTTCGAACAGCCAGCCTGGCGATGCGCAGGGGCAGGGCGATCAGCGTCCCCCGCCCGACGCCCTGGAACCGCAGGCATCCGACACGCCGCCGCCGGCGGATGCACAGGCGCAGCGCGACGCGGATGCGCAGCAGCGCGAACAGATGCAGCGCGCACTCGAAGGCCAAGCGGACCCGTCCGATGAAGACGCAGCCGACGCCGGCGCAACGGGTGCCGAAACCGGCGACGAACGTGAGCAGGCGAATGCCGCGTGGCTGCGGCGCGTGCCCGACGATCCGGGCGGATTGCTGCGAGCCAAGTTCCGGCTCGAACACGAACGTCGCGCAACGGGAGGCGACCGATGA
- a CDS encoding vWA domain-containing protein: MTGELPAWLPALREMFAWPWWLLAIPLPWLARRFLPASQSRGGALRVPYRGLDALATSGSAAGASKTPWLLWAAWCLLCIAAARPLQWGEAEQPPRSARDLMLAVDLSGSMSEEDMFVGRRPVDRLTAAKAVIADFLERRAGDRIGLIVFGQRAYAMTPMTLDRESVRQQLDATMVGLVGRETAIGDAVGLAVKRLQDAPRGQRLLILLTDGVSNAGALTPDKAAELARDEGVRVHTIAFGSDAGAGGLFGFQMPGSEPAIDEAALQRIADTTGGRAFRARDTDELAGIYGEIDRLEPVEQPGPALRPRIERYPLPLGAACGLLMLALLPQLRLRREAAA, from the coding sequence ATGACCGGTGAGCTGCCTGCATGGCTGCCGGCGCTGCGCGAAATGTTCGCGTGGCCCTGGTGGCTGCTCGCGATTCCGCTGCCCTGGCTCGCGCGTCGTTTCCTGCCTGCGTCGCAGAGCCGCGGCGGTGCGCTGCGCGTGCCCTATCGCGGGCTTGATGCATTGGCGACCTCCGGCAGCGCAGCCGGTGCTTCGAAGACGCCTTGGCTGTTGTGGGCGGCGTGGTGCCTGCTGTGTATCGCTGCCGCACGCCCGCTGCAGTGGGGCGAGGCAGAACAACCGCCGCGCAGCGCGCGCGATCTGATGCTCGCCGTCGATCTGTCGGGCAGCATGAGCGAAGAGGACATGTTCGTCGGGCGACGGCCCGTGGACCGGCTCACTGCAGCGAAGGCGGTCATCGCTGATTTTCTTGAGCGTCGCGCTGGCGATCGCATCGGTCTGATCGTGTTCGGCCAACGCGCCTACGCGATGACGCCGATGACGCTGGACCGCGAGAGTGTGCGCCAGCAGCTCGACGCGACCATGGTCGGTCTGGTCGGGCGCGAGACCGCGATCGGCGATGCGGTCGGCCTTGCGGTCAAGCGGCTGCAGGATGCGCCGCGCGGCCAGCGGCTGCTGATCCTGCTGACCGATGGTGTCAGCAATGCCGGCGCACTGACACCCGACAAGGCCGCCGAACTGGCGCGCGATGAAGGTGTCCGCGTGCACACGATCGCATTCGGCAGCGACGCTGGCGCGGGCGGTCTGTTCGGCTTCCAGATGCCCGGCAGCGAACCGGCAATCGACGAGGCCGCGCTGCAACGTATCGCCGACACCACTGGCGGTCGTGCATTCCGTGCGCGCGATACCGATGAGCTCGCCGGCATCTACGGCGAGATCGATCGTCTCGAACCTGTCGAGCAGCCCGGCCCCGCATTACGCCCGCGTATTGAACGTTATCCGTTGCCGCTCGGCGCGGCGTGTGGATTGCTGATGCTCGCGCTGCTGCCGCAGTTGCGCCTGCGTCGCGAGGCGGCCGCATGA